The DNA segment CGGGCTTCTAGCCTCGCGGCGCCCGATGTCTCCCACGGAAAGGCAGACCCGACGCATGCGCCACGCCCTCCTACGCGCCGCGAGACGGCTCGGCACCACGACGGCCGTCACGGCCGTCACCACCGCGCTCGCCGTGGCCGCCCCCTTCCCGGCCGTCGCGGCGAGCGGCCCGGAGCGGCTGTCGTCGCTGGTGGACCCGCTGATCGGCTCCGCGAACGGCGGCAACACCTTCCCCGGCGCCACCCTGCCCCAGGGCATGATCGCCTGGTCGCCCACCAGCACCGCCGGGGACCAGACCAGCACCGGCGCGGCCAACGGGTACGCCTACAACACCACCCGGATACGCGGCCTGAGCCTCACCCATGTCAACGGCGCCGGCTGCCACCCCGGCGCGGCCGGGGACGTGCCGATCATGCCGTTCACCGGGGACATCACGTCCTCCCCGTCCGCCGACACCAAGGACGCCGTCTACGCGGCCGACTTCTCCCACGCGGACGAGAAGGCCGTACCCGGCCGGTACACCCTGGGCCTCGCCTCCGGCGCCTCCGCCGACCTCGCGGTGAGCAGGCGGGCCGGGGTCGCCGACTTCAGCTTCCCGGCCGGCAGCCCGGCGAACCTGCTGTTCCGCGTCTCCAACTCGCTGAACGGCAGCGAGGACGCGCACATCGACATCGACGCCGCCCACCGCAAGGTGACCGGCTGGGTGCTGACCGGCGCGTTCTGCGGCCGCCGCGCCAACGGCGGGACCAACAACCGCAAGACCTACTACCGGCTGCACTTCAGCGCCACCTTCGACCGCGCCTTCGCCGCCACCGGCACCTGGCACGACGGCACCCTGTCACCCGGCTCCACCACGGCCTCCGGCGGCGAGGGCTACGCCACGGGCGCCGACCGCGCCGGACGCGGCTCCGGCGGCTGGGTCGGCTTCGACACGGCGTCTGACAACGATGTCCACATGCGGCTCGGCATCTCCTACGTCAGCCTCGCGGGCGCCGAGGCCAACCTCCGCCACGAGATACCGGCACGGGCGAGCGTGGCCGACGCGGCCGCCGCCGGGGCGCGGGCCTGGGACCGCGAGCTGAGCACCGTACGCACCGAGGGCGGGAGCCCGGCACGGCGTACCGCGTTCTACACCGCGCTCTACCACTCCCTCATGCAGCCCAACCTGATCAGCGACACCGACGGGCGCTACCGGGGCATGGACCAGGCCGTGCACCGGTTGGCGCGCGGGCAGCGGGCGCAGTACAGCAACTTCTCCGGCTGGGACCAGTACCGGGCGCAGATCCAGCTGCTCGCGCTGCTGCGGCCCACGGTGGCGGGCGACTTCGCGCAGTCGCTGTACAACTTCGCCCGGCAGAACGGCGGCGTCTGGGACCGCTGGGTGCACATCAGCGGCGCCACCCACGTGATGACCGGCGACCCCTCCGCCGCCACCCTGGCAACCTTCTACGCCATGGGGGTACGGAACTTCGACTACCGGGGCGCCTACGCCTCCCTGGTCCGCCAGGCCACCGTCCCCACCCCGGACGACCTCTCCGACGCGGGCTGCCCCGGCCAGTGCGAGGGTCAACGCCCCAACTTGGCGCAGTACTTGGTGTCCCACTACGCACCCCAGGACGCCTGCCACTGCTGGGGAGGCGCGGCGGAGACCCTGGAGGACGCGGTCGCGGACTTCTCCCTGGCCCAGTGGGCGCGCGGGCTCGGCCGGGACGAGGACGCGAAGGTCTTCACCGACCGCGCGGCCTACTGGCGCAACGTCTTCAACCCCGCCACCGGCTACGTACAGGCCCGCAAGCTCGACGGAACCTGGGTCACGCCGTTCAACCCCGCGAGCGACCTCGGGTTCGCGCAGGGCACCAGCGCCACCTACACGTGGATGGTGCCGCACGACGTACAGGGGCTCGCCGACGCGATGGGCGGCCGGAGCGCGGCCGCGACCCGGCTCGACGGCTTCTTCCACAACCCGGACGGCTCCTGGTCCGTACGCGGCGGCGACCCCCTGCGCTACGACCCCACCAACGAGCCCGGTATCCACGCCCCCTGGCTCTACAACGCGCTCGGACAGCCCTGGAAGACCCAGGCGACGGTCCGCCAGATCCTCGACACCGTCTACGGCACCGGCCCCACCGGCCTCCCCGGCAACGACGACCTCGGCACCATGTCCGCCTGGTACGTCTTCTCCGCCCTCGGCATCTACCCGCAGACCCCCGGCAGCGCCACCCTGCTGCTCGGCGCCCCGGTGTTCCCGAAGGCGACCGTGGACCGGCCGGGCCGGACCGACCTCGTCATCACCGCCCCCGAGGCCGACGACACCCACGCCTACATCGGCGCCGTACGCCGTGACGGGCACCCGGTGACCCGTTCCTGGCTCACCCCGGCCGAGGCGCGCGCCGGCGGCCGGCTCGACTACACCCTGACCACCGCACCCGACACCGGCT comes from the Streptomyces seoulensis genome and includes:
- a CDS encoding GH92 family glycosyl hydrolase; translation: MRHALLRAARRLGTTTAVTAVTTALAVAAPFPAVAASGPERLSSLVDPLIGSANGGNTFPGATLPQGMIAWSPTSTAGDQTSTGAANGYAYNTTRIRGLSLTHVNGAGCHPGAAGDVPIMPFTGDITSSPSADTKDAVYAADFSHADEKAVPGRYTLGLASGASADLAVSRRAGVADFSFPAGSPANLLFRVSNSLNGSEDAHIDIDAAHRKVTGWVLTGAFCGRRANGGTNNRKTYYRLHFSATFDRAFAATGTWHDGTLSPGSTTASGGEGYATGADRAGRGSGGWVGFDTASDNDVHMRLGISYVSLAGAEANLRHEIPARASVADAAAAGARAWDRELSTVRTEGGSPARRTAFYTALYHSLMQPNLISDTDGRYRGMDQAVHRLARGQRAQYSNFSGWDQYRAQIQLLALLRPTVAGDFAQSLYNFARQNGGVWDRWVHISGATHVMTGDPSAATLATFYAMGVRNFDYRGAYASLVRQATVPTPDDLSDAGCPGQCEGQRPNLAQYLVSHYAPQDACHCWGGAAETLEDAVADFSLAQWARGLGRDEDAKVFTDRAAYWRNVFNPATGYVQARKLDGTWVTPFNPASDLGFAQGTSATYTWMVPHDVQGLADAMGGRSAAATRLDGFFHNPDGSWSVRGGDPLRYDPTNEPGIHAPWLYNALGQPWKTQATVRQILDTVYGTGPTGLPGNDDLGTMSAWYVFSALGIYPQTPGSATLLLGAPVFPKATVDRPGRTDLVITAPEADDTHAYIGAVRRDGHPVTRSWLTPAEARAGGRLDYTLTTAPDTGWGTGDLPE